A window from Mangifera indica cultivar Alphonso chromosome 2, CATAS_Mindica_2.1, whole genome shotgun sequence encodes these proteins:
- the LOC123198683 gene encoding transcription factor MYB4-like, whose translation MRAPCCEKMGLKKGPWTAEEDHILASFIQRNGHGNWRALPKQAGLLRCGKSCRLRWTNYLRPDIKRGNFCKEEEETIIKLHQILEIDGLLLLESYQGERIMR comes from the exons ATGAGGGCTCCATGTTGTGAGAAGATGGGGTTGAAGAAGGGGCCATGGACGGCTGAAGAAGATCATATACTGGCTTCTTTCATTCAGCGAAATGGCCATGGAAATTGGCGTGCACTTCCAAAACAAGctg GATTGCTGAGATGTGGAAAGAGTTGCAGGCTTCGGTGGACGAACTACTTGAGGCCAGATATTAAACGAGGGAACTTctgcaaagaagaagaagaaaccatCATTAAGCTGCATCAAATTCTGGAAATAG ATGGGCTGCTATTGCTGGAAAGTTACCAGGGCGAACGGAtaatgagataa